In Argopecten irradians isolate NY chromosome 11, Ai_NY, whole genome shotgun sequence, one DNA window encodes the following:
- the LOC138335471 gene encoding uncharacterized protein — translation MAVLSGVILILLITTGTALDCLFCMNANQHLDHCRPITCADHEECFFERTVDVGSYEILHNAGCRDKMLCQYLTMVGQSKKRRSEVVAKRNNIHTSAPVEYRSCYDCCNTAAGTSGQPCNAFLCPQNTTSTTVR, via the exons atggccgTTCTCTCAG gTGTGATCCTTATCCTTCTGATCACGACAG GAACTGCACTGGATTGTCTGTTCTGTATGAACGCTAACCAACATCTTGACCACTGTCGACCGATCACGTGCGCTGATCACGag GAGTGTTTCTTCGAGAGGACAGTTGACGTGGGTTCTTATGAAATTCTACACAATGCCGGATGTCGCGATAAAAtg CTTTGTCAGTACCTGACCATGGTAGGACAAAGCAAGAAGCGAAGATCAGAGGTAGTAGCGAAACGAAACAACATCCACACGTCAGCTCCAGTGGAGTACAGATCATGTTACGATTGTTGTAACACAGCAGCGGGGACGTCAGGACAACCCTGTAATGCTTTCCTCTGTCCCCAAA ataCAACGTCCACCACTGTCcgctga